In Alicyclobacillus macrosporangiidus CPP55, a single window of DNA contains:
- a CDS encoding DUF6930 domain-containing protein — protein sequence MAKGLRDDSDLLVSRDPGTVFTRRQAPDGSWTDEWTSVPEIAEDGPGIPPFEVSEVAVRRIVRQARKVGPWEVDVSYAPFVVKEGERPMFPKLLLCVDRESGMILQAHVADPEQYTQSCADKLLETMNTFGVCPKAFFVKREETRLLLEPIAELLGVAVRRVAPLPALEDVRYAMEERLG from the coding sequence GTGGCCAAGGGGCTGCGGGATGACAGCGATCTGCTCGTTTCGAGGGACCCGGGCACGGTGTTCACGCGCAGGCAAGCCCCAGATGGATCTTGGACAGACGAATGGACAAGCGTCCCGGAGATCGCTGAGGACGGGCCTGGGATTCCTCCATTTGAAGTGAGTGAGGTCGCTGTGCGGCGGATCGTGCGTCAGGCGCGCAAGGTGGGACCGTGGGAGGTCGATGTGTCATACGCACCGTTTGTGGTGAAGGAAGGCGAGCGCCCGATGTTTCCGAAGCTGCTGTTGTGCGTGGACAGAGAATCAGGGATGATCCTGCAGGCTCATGTGGCGGATCCGGAACAATACACACAGAGTTGCGCTGACAAGTTACTTGAAACGATGAACACATTCGGGGTGTGTCCGAAGGCGTTTTTTGTCAAACGCGAGGAGACACGGTTACTGCTTGAGCCGATTGCTGAATTGCTTGGGGTGGCGGTTCGTCGGGTTGCGCCGCTGCCAGCGTTGGAAGATGTGAGGTACGCGATGGAGGAACGGCTGGGATGA
- a CDS encoding SEC-C metal-binding domain-containing protein, translating into MEPYYRIDWSAGKDEDLVAVEFEDGSRVAIIESYCTNPACSCTALHLAFTAIDENGHVQGEVCSFYLDTRTWQASRVSVESKHHMRARACMEEFFGGLDDHLKQRFSTRVKEAKEHGRRQWLARMNERLCAGYEEIFHDSDARLSTFAWDDRRYLVDDQYCINPLCTCNEVILSFVDITDPPTSQTLHFAIRVPFDGGSCVIEDSHGFEPNEIKAIHNGFMKHAGGMRVFKRRYAKMKDFGRTLLRQTGGDGRKRTPVVKQNKVGRNDPCPCGSGKKFKKCCGATHA; encoded by the coding sequence ATGGAACCATACTACCGCATCGATTGGAGCGCCGGCAAAGATGAGGATCTCGTCGCGGTTGAATTTGAAGACGGCTCGCGGGTTGCCATCATAGAGTCCTACTGCACGAATCCGGCCTGTTCCTGTACGGCCTTGCACCTGGCGTTCACCGCGATCGACGAAAATGGACACGTGCAGGGAGAAGTCTGCTCGTTCTACCTCGACACGCGGACCTGGCAAGCCAGTCGCGTGTCCGTAGAATCGAAACACCACATGCGTGCCCGTGCTTGTATGGAGGAGTTCTTCGGCGGGCTGGACGACCACCTCAAGCAGAGGTTCAGCACCCGCGTTAAAGAGGCCAAGGAGCACGGTCGCAGACAATGGCTTGCTCGCATGAACGAACGTCTCTGCGCCGGGTACGAGGAGATCTTCCACGATTCCGACGCCCGCCTGTCCACCTTTGCGTGGGACGACCGGCGGTATCTGGTGGACGATCAATACTGCATCAATCCCCTTTGCACCTGCAACGAGGTGATCCTGAGTTTTGTCGACATCACGGATCCTCCCACAAGTCAGACGCTTCATTTCGCCATCCGCGTGCCCTTCGACGGGGGAAGCTGCGTGATCGAGGACAGCCACGGCTTCGAGCCGAACGAAATCAAGGCAATACACAACGGATTCATGAAACACGCGGGCGGAATGCGCGTGTTTAAGCGGCGCTACGCCAAGATGAAGGATTTCGGGAGGACGCTGTTACGCCAGACCGGAGGCGATGGACGGAAGCGGACACCCGTGGTCAAACAGAACAAGGTCGGCCGGAACGACCCTTGTCCCTGCGGAAGCGGGAAAAAGTTCAAGAAGTGCTGCGGTGCGACGCACGCGTGA
- a CDS encoding SWIM zinc finger family protein has protein sequence MTRGASGERLRALRRDMEMWVGPRVLHRGWAYYEEGRVLHVEMQGDTIEATVHGHSGAYNTRVDIANFERSTCDCPFDGFCKHMVAVVFAAAEEDPASVQAAGAYEGVNPEDVIEALSALNEQQLRDVVALSLRDRPDWARHMKISLDRWESTQSARTLTRTMTVEEAAVYFTAQVKQILEQAEGLCEVEEWEPGLDRGYDRWGDPDDGADRWDCREAVRHVQHWCDQLEELARDAVVPALIGLGVTAVSVSQWISRFPEEAQFELDAAQDRSLAALDRVAALVRRQVQAEAGEWTGAAETASLPHQGQPVVQPETGVRRQVIRFTDWIAGQCADMLDLVDWTDVLSACILDGAHLRQFKARMQQKRPDFLSSGELCQPAEGLSTSPRPWNESGRDLIEWWCTLCIRYGEMDEAESTVDGRLSDVRSSTVRRLAEAFSAIDQHEKAVSYGEWALRLDPRPGADAHEWLARIYEAAGLGHRAAASRENALLASPTWARFQACLKDVRTDDLGREKTRLWADAVRRAWRIGLACRMLWEIGDEEEAWRVLENAHISAYARDDDLLAFLHNATASHPARCISVYQRFVDECIGRKSRSAYKDAVRWMRSLREVYMKAGWRRDWTAYMENLLEQYHRYRALKDEIHRAGLA, from the coding sequence GTGACTCGAGGAGCGAGCGGCGAACGGCTCAGAGCGCTGCGGCGCGACATGGAAATGTGGGTCGGACCCCGTGTGCTCCATCGGGGTTGGGCGTACTATGAAGAGGGGCGGGTCCTGCACGTCGAGATGCAGGGGGATACGATAGAGGCCACGGTTCACGGTCATTCCGGTGCGTACAACACTCGCGTGGACATCGCGAATTTTGAGCGGAGCACGTGCGACTGCCCCTTTGACGGCTTTTGCAAACACATGGTCGCCGTCGTGTTCGCAGCGGCAGAGGAAGATCCGGCGAGCGTTCAGGCGGCGGGCGCGTACGAAGGGGTGAATCCTGAGGACGTGATCGAGGCGCTGTCCGCCCTGAACGAGCAACAGCTGAGGGACGTTGTGGCGTTGTCCCTGCGGGATCGACCCGATTGGGCGCGGCACATGAAGATTTCGTTGGACCGTTGGGAAAGCACCCAATCCGCCCGCACCCTCACCCGGACGATGACGGTCGAGGAGGCGGCGGTGTACTTCACAGCCCAGGTGAAGCAGATCCTGGAACAGGCGGAAGGCCTGTGTGAGGTGGAGGAGTGGGAGCCGGGGCTTGACCGCGGTTACGACCGCTGGGGCGATCCGGACGACGGCGCCGACCGCTGGGACTGCAGGGAAGCGGTTCGGCATGTCCAGCACTGGTGCGACCAGTTGGAGGAGCTGGCGCGGGACGCGGTGGTCCCGGCGCTGATCGGGCTCGGGGTGACGGCGGTGTCGGTGTCACAGTGGATATCGCGGTTTCCAGAGGAAGCGCAGTTCGAATTGGACGCGGCACAGGACCGAAGCCTCGCCGCCCTGGATCGGGTGGCGGCTTTGGTGCGGCGGCAGGTTCAGGCGGAGGCAGGGGAATGGACGGGGGCGGCGGAGACAGCGTCCCTGCCGCACCAGGGCCAGCCCGTGGTGCAGCCCGAGACTGGGGTGCGCCGTCAGGTCATCCGCTTCACGGATTGGATCGCGGGGCAGTGCGCCGATATGCTTGACCTCGTGGACTGGACGGATGTCCTGTCGGCCTGTATCCTGGACGGCGCTCACCTCCGGCAGTTCAAGGCGCGGATGCAGCAGAAGAGGCCGGATTTTCTGTCCAGCGGGGAGCTCTGCCAACCGGCCGAAGGCCTTTCAACTTCACCGCGGCCCTGGAACGAAAGCGGGCGTGATTTGATCGAGTGGTGGTGTACGCTCTGCATCCGGTACGGCGAGATGGACGAAGCGGAGTCGACGGTGGACGGCCGGTTGTCCGACGTGCGCAGCAGCACGGTGCGCCGTTTGGCCGAGGCGTTCTCCGCGATCGATCAACACGAAAAAGCGGTCAGCTACGGGGAGTGGGCACTGCGACTTGACCCACGCCCGGGGGCCGATGCGCACGAGTGGCTGGCCAGGATTTATGAAGCCGCAGGACTGGGGCATCGCGCCGCGGCGTCGCGCGAGAACGCGCTGCTCGCATCACCCACGTGGGCGCGGTTCCAAGCTTGTCTGAAGGACGTCCGCACGGATGACCTCGGCCGTGAGAAAACCCGCCTGTGGGCCGACGCCGTCCGCCGGGCATGGAGGATCGGGTTGGCCTGCCGGATGCTGTGGGAGATCGGAGATGAAGAAGAAGCGTGGCGGGTCTTGGAGAACGCCCACATCAGCGCCTACGCCCGCGACGATGACCTGCTGGCATTTCTACACAACGCCACGGCGTCTCATCCGGCGCGTTGCATCTCCGTCTACCAACGCTTCGTGGACGAGTGCATCGGCCGGAAGTCCCGCAGCGCCTACAAGGACGCAGTCCGGTGGATGCGGTCGCTGCGCGAGGTGTACATGAAGGCGGGCTGGCGTCGCGACTGGACGGCGTACATGGAAAACCTCCTCGAACAGTACCACCGGTACCGGGCGTTGAAAGACGAGATCCACCGCGCGGGGTTGGCGTAG
- a CDS encoding NERD domain-containing protein, with translation MLTMILLVFLLAGVIVLKILQPTLLGKRGEQIVAAKLAALDPAVYKVLNDVTIPKEESNGTVQIDHIVVSPFGIFVIETKHYDGWIFGKEDDYQWKQVIYKRKETFLNPFIQNKTHIKALQAALAENSPLKFFSVVVFSGRGTLKVETRTELLVYPRDLLKVITRYTNPEIGPDQVEAIYNRLRAIAITDRREKRKHVERVRQAKATKQALVRQDVCPRCGGQLQVRNGKYGRFKGCSNYPRCKFTVQVEK, from the coding sequence ATGCTTACGATGATATTGCTTGTATTCCTGCTTGCTGGAGTTATCGTGTTAAAAATATTACAACCAACCCTGCTGGGGAAACGAGGTGAACAGATCGTTGCCGCGAAACTGGCTGCGTTGGATCCGGCGGTCTATAAGGTCCTGAATGATGTGACTATTCCGAAGGAAGAAAGCAATGGAACGGTCCAAATCGACCACATTGTGGTGTCTCCGTTCGGAATCTTCGTGATCGAGACGAAGCATTATGATGGCTGGATATTTGGCAAGGAAGACGACTATCAATGGAAACAGGTCATTTACAAGCGCAAGGAGACGTTCCTGAACCCCTTCATCCAAAACAAGACGCACATCAAGGCACTTCAGGCGGCGCTGGCCGAAAACTCTCCGCTCAAATTCTTTTCTGTTGTGGTATTTTCTGGCCGCGGCACATTGAAAGTAGAGACAAGGACCGAGCTTCTTGTGTATCCGAGAGACTTGCTCAAGGTGATCACCCGTTATACGAATCCGGAAATCGGACCGGATCAGGTGGAAGCGATATACAACAGGCTGAGGGCCATCGCCATTACGGATCGCCGGGAGAAGCGCAAACACGTGGAGCGCGTGCGACAAGCCAAGGCGACCAAACAAGCTCTGGTTCGACAGGATGTATGCCCGCGATGCGGGGGGCAATTACAAGTCAGAAATGGCAAGTATGGTCGCTTCAAAGGGTGCTCGAACTACCCGAGATGCAAGTTCACGGTACAGGTGGAGAAGTAA
- a CDS encoding DUF4349 domain-containing protein, whose product MLKEEKTRWVQSIWQRTSARLSRPWAIVAAIAVLAAVSAVVFNTNAFQVGRRGSASSAAVSSAAAAAASGSAEAAMPNSGQAGAHGPADGAIQAAAGANAASKTAAATTTTQRMVIEQATVNISTSDVRQAADKVSRMVDSYGGFVESSRESTDNGQLTVWMTVRVPEKDFTQFLNGAKGLGTVTNFSQTGQDVTQQYNGLQQQLEELKSEADAYTRLFNKAQTMKDMIDIQQALVQVNSQIAQLNQQLHDLNRSVQLATVNLTLTPPSFAGAASGDTPVTEAFLQSFRVLKKSAYALVTIVAWLLPWVALAALALLGRRWWMRRRRHR is encoded by the coding sequence ATGCTCAAAGAAGAAAAAACCCGCTGGGTTCAATCGATTTGGCAACGAACGAGCGCGCGTTTATCCCGTCCCTGGGCGATTGTCGCGGCCATCGCGGTGCTGGCCGCCGTATCGGCGGTGGTGTTCAACACGAATGCATTCCAAGTGGGGAGGCGGGGATCGGCGTCGTCCGCTGCCGTGTCTTCCGCTGCCGCGGCTGCCGCCTCAGGTTCTGCCGAGGCTGCGATGCCGAATTCGGGCCAAGCCGGTGCGCACGGGCCTGCCGATGGGGCGATACAAGCAGCCGCAGGGGCGAACGCGGCCAGCAAAACGGCGGCTGCAACGACAACGACGCAAAGAATGGTGATTGAGCAGGCGACCGTCAACATCTCCACATCCGATGTCAGGCAAGCCGCGGACAAAGTATCCCGGATGGTCGACAGCTATGGCGGATTTGTCGAGTCTTCGCGAGAATCCACGGACAACGGTCAACTTACCGTATGGATGACCGTACGCGTCCCTGAAAAGGACTTCACCCAGTTCCTGAACGGCGCAAAGGGGCTGGGGACGGTGACGAACTTTTCCCAGACTGGGCAGGACGTCACACAACAGTACAACGGACTTCAGCAACAGCTGGAGGAACTGAAGAGCGAAGCCGACGCATACACCCGCCTCTTTAACAAGGCGCAAACCATGAAGGACATGATCGACATTCAACAAGCGCTGGTGCAGGTGAACAGCCAGATCGCTCAGTTGAACCAGCAACTGCATGATCTCAACCGTTCCGTGCAACTGGCCACGGTGAACCTCACATTGACCCCTCCGTCGTTTGCCGGTGCGGCGTCGGGGGATACCCCCGTGACAGAAGCGTTTCTCCAATCATTCCGCGTTCTTAAGAAATCCGCGTACGCCCTGGTGACCATTGTGGCATGGCTGCTCCCATGGGTGGCATTGGCGGCACTCGCGTTGCTTGGCCGCCGCTGGTGGATGCGCCGGAGACGCCACCGGTAG
- a CDS encoding MBL fold metallo-hydrolase RNA specificity domain-containing protein: MGFYGLSVHADRRKLVQTVADLRPQRVLLVYGDGEAKDALGNQGEVPGADRVVVAGGGSLSGQSPSASHMTRGGDLLGDSRSERRTAQSAAARHGNVGRTPCAPSGLGVL; encoded by the coding sequence GTGGGCTTCTACGGTCTGTCGGTGCACGCGGACAGGCGCAAGCTGGTGCAAACGGTGGCGGACTTGCGCCCACAGCGGGTGCTGCTCGTGTACGGCGACGGGGAGGCGAAGGATGCGCTCGGAAACCAAGGAGAGGTTCCAGGAGCGGACCGGGTGGTCGTTGCGGGAGGCGGGAGCCTGTCGGGGCAGAGCCCGTCGGCAAGCCACATGACGAGAGGAGGTGATCTACTTGGTGACTCGAGGAGCGAGCGGCGAACGGCTCAGAGCGCTGCGGCGCGACATGGAAATGTGGGTCGGACCCCGTGTGCTCCATCGGGGTTGGGCGTACTATGA
- a CDS encoding AAA family ATPase, with amino-acid sequence MFHLTVRVAWHDNRWNGTVCRHPSANTFCTLLERIRESKQDEAEEALAARTWDQVPVDQLPPCVAEGAGFMSPRDWVRVMEHPYQKSSHTTHGHLRPTRIVIPPYATLAVPFWWMLKSNQAAIDAQSPVPLPPDEEAPFSTAWVFGRERQMALNDLFYGRLTPQGSMVLFYAKDGHPLGDDLSRLIVGIGRIEHVSDRLMYNSTDPQRSYPLWERVIRHSIRPDGTDGFLLPYHDYLEPTGDPAEDQRRQGLLREIAVTVDTAHQRAFSYGSELADADAALEVLTRSLEAVRRVRAHGIAAGPWMQREEWINQQMAALWQDRGAFPGLGSALEALGLRLGTALSLELITSGRIDPMDDPWPLVDALLRGRVEPPRPEYRPDLDAVRKTWASLPDERRSLLQLLSRFALSPAQAKRWFDVQQRENTTGCRISDPDLLANPYRIAELDVDHPDAPAISVGILDRGLLPDASIATRHPVPSPSAVASPIDVRRVRAGLVRVLRDAAEQGDTLLAYGEALRRLPQLDWAQPCEVGLDYLHAHRHDWGDAIATVELPSGAGAGLRHALQLKEYQAREAYLRKVLLARAGAVLPSVGTDWKAAIHRTLARKGVQLDPNVPSHAAALEEQAAALERITTRKLSVLAGKAGTGKTTVLGALLQSDAIRRDGVLLLAPTGKARVRLQQTAGFEALTIAQFLLRLGRYDVERQRPLLSGGSPYRGEKTVVIDECSMLTLDDMTAVFKAIDLSHVTRILLVGDPNQLPPIGPGRPFADLVGYFDHAADSNLPEERHLAGALARLTVEVRAQAGAPSDTLQLAAWFTREPQAANADAIFRRLSSDQPLNDMQIKFWNSPAELEARLLEAMCEHLGLQGPDDVAGFNRVLGIESNGYVPTTQPDSVESFQILSPVRMHPHGVLALNRWIQARFRENELKQAHRFPHRHVRLGDEEIVLHDKVLQTRNTRRDGWNWEAKQSVQGIYLANGEIGIAVNEHVKGKNKWLNVLFSGRPNITVGYRGKDLTEDAPPLELAYALTVHKAQGSEFDTVFVILPKSSRLLSTELIYTALTRARRKLVLFIEGEDISLLYHLSRPEASETARRNTNLFTAGVREADAAVPYADHLIHRTERGHLVRSKSELVIANMLHHMGLPYEYERPLTGPFTGGVVLPDFTFVDPAGELIIWEHLGMLGNPDYRQAWEDKLSWYRKNGFELGQNLFTTQDDDRGGLDSAVIRQVAERIAGQL; translated from the coding sequence ATGTTTCACCTGACCGTCCGCGTCGCCTGGCACGACAACCGTTGGAACGGGACCGTCTGCCGGCATCCTTCTGCCAACACGTTCTGCACCCTGTTGGAGCGCATCCGAGAGAGCAAACAGGATGAGGCAGAAGAAGCACTGGCCGCGCGAACCTGGGACCAGGTGCCCGTGGACCAGCTTCCCCCCTGCGTCGCCGAAGGCGCCGGGTTCATGAGTCCGCGAGACTGGGTCCGCGTGATGGAACACCCGTACCAAAAGAGCAGTCACACGACGCACGGTCACCTTCGCCCCACCCGGATCGTGATCCCGCCCTACGCCACGCTGGCGGTTCCGTTCTGGTGGATGCTGAAATCGAATCAGGCAGCCATAGACGCTCAATCCCCCGTCCCGCTGCCGCCCGACGAGGAGGCTCCGTTCTCAACCGCGTGGGTGTTTGGCCGGGAACGGCAGATGGCCCTCAACGACCTCTTCTACGGGCGCCTGACCCCCCAGGGGTCAATGGTGCTGTTTTACGCCAAGGACGGACATCCCCTGGGTGATGATCTGTCGCGCCTGATTGTGGGGATCGGACGGATTGAGCACGTGAGCGATCGGCTCATGTACAACAGCACCGACCCGCAGCGATCGTACCCGCTCTGGGAGCGCGTCATCCGGCACTCGATCCGCCCCGACGGGACGGATGGGTTCCTCCTTCCCTATCACGACTACCTCGAGCCCACGGGCGATCCCGCCGAAGACCAGCGCCGCCAAGGCCTGTTGCGAGAGATCGCGGTGACGGTGGACACCGCCCATCAACGGGCGTTCTCGTACGGGTCCGAGCTGGCGGACGCGGACGCCGCGCTGGAAGTGCTCACGAGAAGCCTGGAGGCCGTCCGTCGCGTGCGCGCCCACGGGATCGCGGCGGGGCCGTGGATGCAGCGGGAGGAGTGGATCAACCAGCAGATGGCGGCGCTCTGGCAGGACCGCGGCGCCTTCCCGGGGCTGGGCTCCGCCCTTGAGGCGCTCGGACTGCGGCTCGGCACCGCGCTGTCATTGGAGCTCATCACCTCTGGCCGGATCGATCCGATGGACGACCCGTGGCCTCTGGTGGACGCCCTCCTGCGTGGTCGGGTGGAACCGCCGCGGCCCGAATACCGGCCCGACCTCGACGCCGTCCGCAAGACCTGGGCATCCCTGCCGGATGAGCGCAGATCGTTGCTGCAGCTGCTGTCCCGCTTCGCCCTCTCGCCGGCGCAGGCGAAGCGATGGTTTGACGTGCAGCAGCGGGAGAACACGACGGGATGCCGAATCTCGGACCCCGACCTCCTGGCCAACCCGTACCGCATCGCTGAATTGGACGTGGATCATCCGGACGCGCCCGCCATCTCGGTGGGAATACTCGACCGCGGCCTGTTGCCGGACGCCTCGATCGCCACGCGCCACCCCGTGCCAAGTCCTTCAGCGGTGGCCTCGCCGATAGATGTTCGCCGGGTGCGCGCCGGGTTAGTGCGGGTCCTCCGCGATGCTGCCGAACAAGGAGACACCCTGCTGGCCTACGGAGAGGCGCTGCGCCGCCTGCCACAGCTCGACTGGGCGCAGCCGTGTGAGGTCGGCTTGGATTATCTGCACGCCCATCGGCACGACTGGGGGGACGCCATCGCCACGGTGGAACTCCCCTCCGGCGCAGGGGCTGGGCTGCGCCACGCCCTCCAATTGAAGGAGTACCAGGCGCGCGAGGCGTACCTGCGCAAGGTATTGCTGGCGCGGGCTGGGGCCGTCCTGCCCTCGGTCGGCACCGATTGGAAGGCCGCGATTCACCGCACGTTGGCTCGCAAAGGTGTTCAGTTGGATCCGAATGTGCCCAGCCATGCAGCGGCCCTGGAAGAGCAGGCGGCGGCGTTGGAGCGGATCACCACCCGCAAGCTGTCGGTGCTCGCCGGCAAGGCAGGCACCGGGAAGACGACCGTGCTCGGCGCCCTGCTGCAGTCAGACGCCATTCGCCGCGATGGCGTCCTGTTGCTCGCCCCGACGGGCAAGGCGCGGGTCCGTCTGCAGCAGACGGCCGGATTCGAAGCCCTGACCATCGCCCAGTTCCTGCTCCGGCTCGGCCGGTACGACGTCGAGCGGCAACGGCCGCTGCTCTCCGGCGGATCGCCGTACCGCGGAGAGAAGACGGTGGTCATCGACGAGTGCTCCATGTTGACCCTCGACGATATGACGGCGGTGTTCAAAGCCATCGATCTTTCGCACGTGACGCGCATCCTCCTGGTTGGGGATCCGAATCAGCTTCCGCCCATCGGCCCAGGCCGGCCGTTCGCGGACCTGGTTGGGTATTTCGATCACGCGGCCGACTCGAACCTCCCAGAGGAAAGACACCTGGCCGGCGCTCTGGCGCGCCTCACCGTAGAGGTGCGGGCGCAGGCCGGCGCACCGTCGGATACGCTGCAGCTGGCCGCCTGGTTCACACGGGAGCCACAAGCGGCCAACGCCGACGCCATATTTCGGCGGCTCTCCTCGGACCAGCCGCTGAACGACATGCAGATCAAGTTCTGGAATTCCCCCGCGGAGCTGGAGGCCCGCCTGCTCGAGGCGATGTGTGAACACCTGGGCCTCCAAGGCCCGGACGATGTGGCGGGATTCAACCGGGTGTTGGGCATCGAATCCAACGGGTATGTCCCAACCACTCAGCCGGACAGCGTGGAATCGTTTCAAATCCTGTCCCCGGTTCGCATGCACCCGCACGGCGTGCTGGCCCTCAACCGCTGGATCCAGGCGCGGTTCCGGGAGAACGAGTTGAAACAGGCCCACCGCTTCCCCCACCGCCATGTCCGCTTGGGCGACGAGGAGATTGTGCTGCACGACAAGGTGCTGCAGACGCGCAACACGCGGCGGGATGGGTGGAATTGGGAGGCCAAACAGTCGGTACAGGGCATTTACCTGGCGAATGGCGAGATCGGGATCGCCGTGAACGAACACGTGAAAGGAAAGAACAAGTGGCTCAACGTCCTCTTCTCCGGCCGGCCGAACATCACGGTCGGCTACCGGGGGAAGGATCTCACGGAGGACGCGCCGCCGCTGGAGCTGGCGTACGCACTGACCGTCCACAAGGCGCAGGGCAGCGAATTCGACACCGTGTTCGTAATCCTGCCTAAATCGAGCCGCCTGTTGTCCACAGAGCTGATCTACACGGCGCTGACGCGCGCCCGGCGGAAGCTGGTCCTGTTCATCGAGGGAGAGGACATCAGCCTGTTGTACCACCTCTCGAGACCGGAGGCGTCGGAGACGGCACGACGCAACACGAATCTGTTTACGGCGGGTGTGCGCGAGGCGGACGCGGCGGTTCCGTACGCGGACCACCTCATCCACCGCACGGAGAGAGGCCACCTGGTGCGCAGCAAATCGGAGCTGGTCATCGCCAACATGCTCCACCACATGGGCCTGCCGTACGAGTACGAGCGGCCGCTCACCGGGCCGTTCACCGGGGGCGTCGTACTGCCGGATTTCACGTTCGTCGATCCCGCCGGGGAGCTCATCATCTGGGAACACCTCGGCATGCTCGGCAACCCGGACTACCGCCAGGCCTGGGAGGACAAATTGTCGTGGTACCGGAAGAACGGGTTTGAACTGGGTCAGAACCTGTTCACCACGCAGGATGACGACCGCGGAGGCCTGGATTCGGCTGTCATCCGGCAGGTCGCGGAGCGAATCGCGGGGCAGTTGTGA
- a CDS encoding M20 family metallopeptidase, which produces MTLSDFYAYLEAHRADILQDIRTLVEAESPTHRKDLVDECGQVLAGLFRDRLGLAPEVLAQDKFGDHLRFTYGEGESQVLIIGHFDTVWDPGRLALREEGDRLFGPGVLDMKAGLVQALWAVRALQAGGGSLPHKVVFLCNSDEEVGSRSSRPVIEAEARKSKAVFVVEPAQAETGALKTGRKGVSMYRVHVRGRAAHAGNHHEAGVSAIRELARIVQYLEGLTDYELGTTVNVGVIRGGTRSNVVPESAEAEVDVRTVTVAEAERIDAVIKGLGPSREGLRVEVEGGINRPPMERTEKTARLFALAQEIGSQLGMSLGEALVGGGSDGNFTAAIGVPTLDGLGAVGDGPHAEYEHILISHVVPRAALLAHLLTRV; this is translated from the coding sequence ATGACATTGTCAGACTTTTACGCCTATCTGGAAGCGCATCGGGCCGACATCCTGCAGGACATTCGCACGTTGGTGGAAGCCGAATCTCCCACCCATCGCAAAGATCTGGTAGACGAGTGCGGGCAGGTGCTGGCGGGACTGTTTCGTGATCGACTTGGGCTCGCGCCGGAAGTGCTGGCCCAGGACAAGTTTGGAGATCACCTGCGGTTTACATATGGCGAAGGAGAGTCGCAGGTGCTCATCATCGGGCACTTCGACACCGTTTGGGATCCAGGCCGCCTGGCGCTGCGCGAGGAAGGCGATCGGCTCTTCGGTCCCGGGGTGCTCGACATGAAAGCGGGTTTGGTACAAGCCCTCTGGGCCGTCAGGGCGCTGCAGGCAGGGGGCGGGTCCTTACCGCACAAGGTCGTGTTCCTGTGCAACAGCGATGAGGAGGTCGGCAGCCGATCCTCCCGTCCCGTGATTGAGGCGGAAGCCCGAAAGAGCAAAGCGGTGTTCGTGGTGGAGCCCGCACAGGCGGAGACCGGCGCTCTGAAAACCGGACGCAAAGGCGTCTCCATGTACCGCGTCCACGTGCGCGGCCGGGCGGCTCACGCGGGCAACCACCACGAGGCAGGCGTGAGCGCCATCCGAGAGCTGGCGCGGATTGTCCAGTACCTGGAAGGGTTGACGGATTACGAACTCGGTACCACCGTGAACGTCGGCGTCATCCGCGGGGGCACCCGGAGCAACGTGGTGCCGGAGTCCGCCGAGGCGGAGGTCGACGTGCGCACCGTGACGGTGGCGGAGGCCGAGCGGATCGACGCTGTGATAAAAGGCCTCGGCCCGAGCCGGGAGGGGCTCCGCGTCGAAGTGGAAGGGGGCATCAACCGGCCGCCCATGGAGCGCACGGAGAAGACCGCGCGCCTGTTCGCACTCGCCCAGGAAATCGGAAGCCAGCTCGGCATGTCGCTCGGCGAGGCCCTGGTCGGCGGCGGCAGCGACGGCAACTTCACGGCGGCCATCGGCGTCCCCACGCTGGACGGGCTGGGCGCCGTCGGCGACGGCCCGCACGCCGAGTACGAGCACATCCTGATTTCGCACGTGGTCCCGCGGGCTGCCCTGCTGGCCCACCTGCTGACACGCGTGTAA